The Paenibacillus sp. 481 DNA window ACAAGCTGCTGAGCGTGGAAATTCGGAAGATGCTGAGTATTTATTAACGAAGTTGCTGCCTCTCGTAATCGACTATCAAAAAAACGAAGAATTGCATCAGAAAGGGATACAGAATTGGCAAGTCCTCTTTTCGATATCTTCTTTAGAAGAGGCGGGTATGATGTGGTGGGATGCTGGCTATTTGGAAGTTCTAATAGATAAGAATGATTTGAAAAATAACAACTTTGATCGAACTTTCGTTAAAGTGTACAGCAGTTAAGCTGAATATGAATGCAGCCCTGAAGTCGAATTCGGGGCTTTTTTAAATTTATAGGAATATTAAGAATGATACGGATGGATATTCTAGTTTTTTTAATTCATCAGGACAACTCATCAAACATGAGTTCTACAAAGATAAAAATAAACAGCAAATCTGTTTTCCTGATGCTCAAAATGTAAAGAAAATAGCGTTTATCAACGGAGTGAATGGTCCGAACAACATTTATGATATCAATGTCTTCTTTAAACCAAGTGTGGCTCCTCCAGTGTTAAAGGAAGAATGGAATGGCACGAATGTTAGTTTGACATGGAATAATCTTGGTGCTGATAGTTATTCCGTAAAGAGAGCAGAAAAACCGGGCGGGCCGTATGTTTCAGTAGCAGATAGTGTATACATTACGAGCTATTCCGACAATGCTGCCAAAGCAGGGGCTCCGTATTGCTATGTTGTCGCTGCAAATCATACTTGTGGAGAGAATCAAAATTCGAACGAGGTACAAGTGACACCTCAGCCGAAAGGACTACGTTGTGTTCGATAAAATTTTGATATTTGAGGTGAGTGAATATTCGACCAAGTAATGTAGATACCGTCTCTATGGAGGCGGTATTTATTTGGAAATAATACAAATCCTTACCGAGCTGCTGTACTACATAGAACTTTCATCGGGGTGAAAAAGGTGAAAATAACATACCGCCTCCTGTAGTGAGAGGCAGTATGTTATCACAAGGCCAGAGATTAATGGTTAATGGGCCCTAACATAGACTTCATAGCGAACCCATTTGCTATTTTCATAGATTTCGATAAGTGCACTTCCTGGTCTTATGGCTTGAATGTAGGAAGGTACTGATGTTTTAGCGATGGCCCATTGTGAGTTTTGAATGATGTTATAGGCGCCGATATGACGAATTTCACCAATACTTAAAACCAATAAATTTGTAGTTTGTTGGGACATTTCAGCAGCGGCAGGGGCTGTGTTGATGCTTACAGAACCAAAAGCTAATGATGCACCAATAAGTGAGCTTAATACTAGTTTACTTATGTTCATCCTAAATCCTCCCATTTTCAAATTGATCTAAATCATATAATAAAAACTCAAAATTGTATTTGGGTAAATATGACTATATTTACTATGTAATTTTATAAAATAGTCTAAAATATTACATATATGTGAGGTTTCATAGATTGCTCTACCAATGTCTCTAACCGTATATATGATTTCGTTATCGGTTCTGTATGATGTCTTCTTGCGGCACAAGAATCTGGGTCTTGCACGACTTTCAATGACGTTTATTTAACAAAATAGGACAAGAAATTTACTTTATATTTTTACAATAATTTAAATATCTAAATAAATTGTTTTTAAAATCGAATCTATTAAATTAAATGCATATTCATCATATAATCTTACCCCGTGTAAATTTTTCAACTTTTTCATTAAATTTTCTACATTCATATATACAATACATGTATTTTTATGGTATATTGTGGAACGGAGTTGGCCAGCTCTACATAATTTGAGAGGATGTGGAATTGTGGTATTCAAAAAGTTACTCACTGGATTGCTTATGGTTTCTAGCATATTCGTATTTTCTGCTACAAGTGTATCGGCCACTAAGGGTGTGTATGATACAAGAGAGACAGCTAAACAAATTTTTGGTCTTGATAGTGTTGGAGCGGTTATTGATTATCAAGATGTCGATTGGCATAAGTGGACTAACCCCTACCCGAGTGATATGTTTGTGAAGTTTACGTTAAGTTCGACAAGAAGCAATATTGTAAACTATGATATGGTTATTTATAACATCGACTCTGAAGGTAGAGAGTATACGCTCGAGCCATTCGATCAGGGAGCAGCACCAGATGTTGGTGGTATATGGGTAAAGCCTGGAGCTACAGCATTTATTAAAGTCAAGGGCCATGGAGAGAGAGATTTTGGTAGAGACGTGAATTACAACCTTAAGATTGAACATAATAGATAGTTACGCGAAGTGCTCTGGATATATCCAGAGCACTTTTTATTGCAAATGTAAACTTTGATTGGGTCTATATTAAAGTGAAATGTATAGAACAAAAATAGAGCGATAACGAACAAAAGAAATGGCTAGCGTCATATCTCACTAAAGTAGGAAGCCTTTGCCCTCAATCATCGTTTTTGCAGAGGGGAACGCTAATCCTACTTTTTTAAGGAGATAAGAATAATTCCTAGCTGTGAACAGTATTAAGAAAATCTTTATATTTACCTTACATCTTTTTAAACTGTTTCTCCTATTCTTAATGAACAGTCAAGATTATAGGAGGTTTACATATGAAAAAGACAGTTGCTGTATTGTTCGGCGGTTGCTCCAATGAATACAAAGTATCATTGAACTCAGCCGCTTCCGTGATCGAGCATTTAGATACTGAGCAATATAACCTTGTGATGATAGGCATTACACAAGCGGGGAATTGGCTCAGATATAGCGGCAGTATCGAGGATATACGTAACGACCATTGGCATATGCATGCTAGCTGTATTCCTTCCTTTATATCACCGAGTAGAGAAATACGAGGGCTGATTGAACTTGTAAATACGGAATATCATATCGTTCCGCTTGATATAGTCTTTCCCGTGCTGCACGGAAAATATGGGGAGGACGGAACCTTGCAAGGTTTGCTAGAACTGTCGGGTATTCCGTTTGTAGGGTGCGAGATGCTTTCCTCCGCGATCGGGATGGATAAGGAGATTGCACATACGTTAGTGCGGGCAGCTGGTATTCGCACGTCCCGCTCTGTCACTATTTTCAAAGGTGAACCTATGGAACAATCGCTTGCGACGGCAGCGCAGCTGGAGTTTCCGTTATTTATCAAACCTGCAAAGTCAGGGTCTTCTTTGGGAATTACGAAAGCGCACAACGAGCAAGAGTTAATAAGCGGGATGGAACTTGCTTTTTTACACGATCACAAGGTCGTGATCGAACAACAGGTTGAAGGATTTGAAGTGGGCTGCGCCGTGCTGGGCCATCATTCCGATCCGATCATCGGTGTTATTGATGAAATTGAAATAACGGGCGACTTTTTTAATTTTACCGAAAAGTATACGCTGCACAGCTCGACCATTCACCTGCCAGCACGAATAGACGCGGCCACAGCGGACAAGGTAACACAAACGGCGCTGCGTATTTATAAGACGCTGGGTTGCAAAGGGTTTGCAAGAGTCGATATGTTCCTGACTCCCGACTATGACATTGTATTTAATGAGGTCAACACGATTCCCGGGTTCACGTCTAACTCTAGATATCCGAACATGCTACGGGCTAGCGGGTTATCTTATGCGGAAATTCTCGATCGACTGTTACAGCTCGCAGTAGAGGGGGGTCAAGGATGATGGAGACGATAAGCACTAACCGTCACATTTGTAAGACTCCAATTGCCAAAGTTGATAACTTGCAACTTGAGCTGCGACTTGACCAAGCGGATGTTCATCAAGGACATCTCATATTAGTTAACTATGAACATCCTATACGCTCATCTGAACAGTTCGTGGTATCCGTCAATCATCTTCCAATTCTGGAAACGGAACAGCAGAACATATTCCTAGAAAAAACGTGTGCGTACCAGTTGGCAGCTTTATTGAGCGCATGTCAGGTGAGGGATGAAATTGTCGTCGTTAGTGGGTATCGTTCAAGAAAGGAGCAGCAGGAATTATATACAACTTCGTTACGAGATAACGGGCCTATTTTTACAACATCGTATGTAGCGCGTCCGAATGAAAGTGAGCACCAAACGGGGCTTGCAGTGGATGTAGGTGAAAACGCACCCCATATGAATCTTATATGCCCATCCTTTCCAGATCATGGCGTGTACCGAACGTTTAAGCAACTTGCAGCTACATATGGATTTATTCAAAGGTACCAACAGGGCAAAGAGCATATCACCCATATTGCCTGTGAACCTTGGCATTATCGTTATGTGGGCTTTCCGCACTCGGTTATTATGGA harbors:
- the vanG gene encoding D-alanine--D-serine ligase VanG, with the protein product MKKTVAVLFGGCSNEYKVSLNSAASVIEHLDTEQYNLVMIGITQAGNWLRYSGSIEDIRNDHWHMHASCIPSFISPSREIRGLIELVNTEYHIVPLDIVFPVLHGKYGEDGTLQGLLELSGIPFVGCEMLSSAIGMDKEIAHTLVRAAGIRTSRSVTIFKGEPMEQSLATAAQLEFPLFIKPAKSGSSLGITKAHNEQELISGMELAFLHDHKVVIEQQVEGFEVGCAVLGHHSDPIIGVIDEIEITGDFFNFTEKYTLHSSTIHLPARIDAATADKVTQTALRIYKTLGCKGFARVDMFLTPDYDIVFNEVNTIPGFTSNSRYPNMLRASGLSYAEILDRLLQLAVEGGQG
- a CDS encoding D-alanyl-D-alanine carboxypeptidase family protein — its product is MMETISTNRHICKTPIAKVDNLQLELRLDQADVHQGHLILVNYEHPIRSSEQFVVSVNHLPILETEQQNIFLEKTCAYQLAALLSACQVRDEIVVVSGYRSRKEQQELYTTSLRDNGPIFTTSYVARPNESEHQTGLAVDVGENAPHMNLICPSFPDHGVYRTFKQLAATYGFIQRYQQGKEHITHIACEPWHYRYVGFPHSVIMEQRGLCLEEYLTWLKQYALHEEHLYFEHKDLVIEIYYVRAKELVTTVPITNGKRYEISGNNDDGFVVTVFHEKGSEGSGC